The stretch of DNA TATCGAGAGATCGGCGAGCTCCTCGTCCACACCGACTACGAGAGCGCCAAGGACGACCTCGAGGAGAAGGTCGACAGCCTCGAAGTTCGCGTCGACCAGCTCGAGAAGCGCGAGCAGAAGACCCAAGAGCAGTTCGAGGAGCTGCAGGAAGAGCTCCAGCAGATGCTGCAGGGTGGCGAGGGCGGCGGTCCGATGGGCCCCGGCGGCCCCGGCGCCGGCGCGTAGATGAGCACCGGCGAACCGACCGACGAGGAGGTCGTCGAAACCGCCAGCGCG from Halolamina sediminis encodes:
- a CDS encoding prefoldin subunit beta — translated: MQGSLPPEAQEKIEELQDLQETTEQLAAQKTQAETSLNEAQTALEALDDIDEDTTMYREIGELLVHTDYESAKDDLEEKVDSLEVRVDQLEKREQKTQEQFEELQEELQQMLQGGEGGGPMGPGGPGAGA